TCAAACTCAAATACGAGGATAGGCAGCTTATAAGGGTATGTACCGGTTGTAAGGCAAGATTAAAAGTTTAGGAGGTTAATAAAGTGAAAAAATTCGATTCCGTTTATAACGCCGTTAGGTATATCAAAAGCGAGCTGCCTAATGTGGGAGAATATGATCAACTCTATTTGATGATGAACACATACAGCGATGAAGTGTATGTAACAGAAGATAAAGATGTATTAGAAAAAATCATTGAGCGAGATTGGTGTGACTGTGGATGTGATACAGAACCAGATAGTCACGTAGAAGATTATAAGATTTGGGCTTATGAGACATCTGAAAATGCAGAGAGATGGGAGAGACTGTATAGAAATTACAAGCCAACCCTCCTTTCGAAAAGCCACATCAGGGAACAAAAAAACCCAGTCGGAGAAGTTATTGCAAGCTTTACGGTGTCAAGATGGTAGGGAGGGGATAGAGTGAATGAAAAAACTCAGTCTATTTTCGGGGATCGGTGGAATTGACCTTGCGGCAAAGTGGGCCGGGATTGAAACAGTTGCTTTCTGCGAGAAAGAACACTTTCCGCAAAAAGTCCTGAGAAGACATTGGCCGAACACACCCATATATGACGATGTATGTACACTCACACGGGAGGTGCTAGAAAGGGATGGAATCATTGGAACAGGTAGAACAATTGACCTTATTTCAGCAGGATATCCTTGCCAAGGTGAAAGTTACGCCGGGAAGCGAAAAGGCCAGGCGGATGACAGATGGCTCTGGCCAGAAGTTACTCGAATCCTGGATGAATTATCACCCTCTTGGTTTCTTGGTGAAAACGTTAGTGGGCACATCACAATGGGGCTCGACCAGGTGTTTACTGACTTGGAAACTCTCAACTACACCGCAATGGCATTTCATATACCAGCTCTCGCCGTCGACGGCGATCACGAACGATATAGGGTATTCGTTGTTGCCTACTCCAACAAAGAGTCAGGACCACAAAAAAATAAGGCCATTAGCTCCGTCAGAGAAAAATGGGAAACATGGAAAAATGCTAGTTGGTGTGATTGGAGACCGATTCCCAGATCTAATTGGCACATATTTGGACCCCCGGTATCTAGAAGCACTAATGGGATTCCCGATAGGTTGGACAGATGTTACGGTCTCGGAAACGCTGTAAGCCCATATCAAGTCTATCCGATCCTATCAGCAATAAAAGCAATAAATGATCAAATAAGGAGGGCTAACTATGAAAATAAAATATAAACTCAGCATCGGGTATCCAGCTGCATGTAGAGAAGATGTAATTGAAATTGAGGACGAGGAATTGGAAGGACTCAGTGAAGAAGAAGCAGCGGACAGAATCTTTGACATTGTCAATGAGTCTGCTCAAGATTTCATCTCTCTATCATGGAAAAAAGTAGACGAATAAGGAGAGGGCACCAGCCTTCTCCCTACCAAACCAAAGGAGGAATGAGAACGGATGTTTATAGCGAAAAAAGAGTTTGACCGGTCTTTAATCGGAAATGCCGTTTATATCTCCGGTTATGACAAAGATGGGTATGAATGGGACACATATGCTTTAGTAAAAAAAGTAAGTGAAGACACTATGACAGTAGTATTAGATACAACTGAAACAGAGGTTATACGCATAGATGATTTTGATGCCGGGTTAAAAATGGAAGTAGTATGGGAAAGGGGTACAGAGGATGAGTAATACTGCCATGACCAGAATAAAAACATATACAGCCGATACCAAGGCAGAATTATTTCAAAAATTAAATGCACTCGAAGAGTTGGGAGAAATGTATTTGATCGAAAAACAAATACATCATAAAACAAGTACTTTTGTACCTGAAATCAAATCTTTTCACTATTCCTGGCTTATTACGGTTTTAGAAAAAGGTTCATTACAGGGGCAGGGAGGTACAGAAGATAGGAGGTACAGAGGGTGATTAGATTAGTTGAAGATCCAGAGCTTCGTGATGTGTTGAAAGTGTTAAAAGAGCAAATCCACATGATGCAAAATGAAAATGAGAGTTCGAAAGTCCTAATGTACGTTACAATGCTGGGCAAGTTGCGCTGCATCTTATAGACGAGATGGCAAAAGCACATCAAAATCAAAAGGCTCGAACTGATGCCGCTGAGGAAAGAGAAAGGATACTCAAACGAGCCATTTGTGAGTTGATTAAATGAACTGCCCGGATTGTGAGGGGGATGCTGATGGAACAAACATCCATGTTCAAGTTAAATGAAAAAGAAACATGGCGGCGGGTGGAGGAACGCCTGGAATCTGCAAGGCTATACAAACAGTTCGGATTCATTCGCAGAGAAGTGAAAACAACAACATCTTACACACCTCGCTTCCACGGAAACACGAACGCCATATCTAAACAGAGTGAAGACATAGCAATATGGAATGTGGACAGGGAAGAACAACTTCAGCGCGAATACGAACAGGTTATTAAGGCGGTAAGCAGGCTCTCCGATATTCAACGGCAGATCGTAGAGAAACGATACCTGCAGGATGAGGACGTAACAGACATTTATGTATATACAGATTTACACATGAGTGAACGCAGCTACTATTATGCAAAAGCAAAAGCGTTATATCGATTGGCATTTGCTCTTCGTTTGGAGACATACGAAGACGCAAATTAAAAACGTTGCAGACTTTTTGCAGAGATTTTGCAGACATCTTGCAGACCATTTGGTAAAAAGTGAGATAAGATAATATCATAGGCCACAAAGGATGACAGAAATGTAAGTTTGATCAGTCTTTTGTAATGTAAATCGATCAAAAAAGGAACAAAATATTGCTAAAATACAATTATAAACATCAAGAGTATAAAGGAGTTAACGAAGCATGAGAAAATATACTTTGTATTTCGGTATTTTGTTCATTTTTGCCTTGTTATTGACCGGGTGCGATTTTAACAAAAGCTTTAAAGATCAGGCTTACACCCAAATTAAAGGCGAAGGCAAACTAGTAGATGGTAGATACCAGTACACGCTCCCTAGTTATAATGATGAAGGGAAACAAATTACAGTAACTTTTGGGAAACCTACCGGAGAGAAATTCAAAGAGGATGCTTATCTGCGCCTTTATCTGAAAAGCAAGGACGGCGAAAAAGTTGTTACCAGCTACGAAGAAGTCCAAAAAAACGATTTACCGACCAAAGTGAAAGAGAAACTTCAGGTTACTCCCTAAAGCAAATGAGCTATGCCAAAAGGCATGGCTTTTTTATGTAAAAAGACTTCCCCATCAGGAGAAGTCATTTACTTTGATATCAAGTTTTTGTTTTAGTGCATCCTGGAGCGTCTGAGAAAAGTTTATTCCTTCCTCAGTTGCTGCATCATTAAGCCATTTTGGGATGGTAAGCGTTTTGTTCACAGCCTTGTTTCTAATCCGCTCCCGGACAAAGTTGGTATTAGCCTGAATTAGAGAAACGAATTCTCCAGTTTCAAGCTGTATAGAGTCTGGTTGTGACGGCCGCGGTATTTCGTCGCCGTCCTCTTCCATCAGATAGAGGTGGCCGCCTAAAGCGTCCTTTGCCATGCGCAGGGCTTCTTCCAGATCATCGCCTTCAGATATGCAGCCTGGCAAGTCAGGGAATGTGACAGTAAAGCCTCCTTCGTCTGGTTCGCCAGGACTAAAAACAGCAGGGTAAATGTACTTCATATATATAAACCTCCTTGGGAGAGACAGGACTTATATAAGCCCTGCCTGCTCAAAGATACTTTTTGTTGTTCGGCGTTTCAAGCCTTTTTTCGGATGGGGTACAGTCACCTTTCCTTTTTTAGTAGGGTGTATGAAGTGCCAATGATCGCCTTCGGTGTTTTTATGTATCCAGCCATCCTCTCTTAAGATTTTGATAACCTCTCTTGATGAGTATGCTTTGGTGAGGTTTATCATATGTACCTCCTTTCTGATTTAATTATAACACATGTAATAACACGTGTAAATAGGAAATACATATGTTTTTACACGTGTAGAAAAAAAGGGGGGGAAATCATGAAGTTTGATGCTCTGTTTTGGATAAAGAATCTTTGTAATGCAGATGATTTTTCATAGAAGATGAGGAGGTTTCCTGAATGAAAGTAACCTGTAAAGAAGGATGCAACAAGGAATTTACTATTAGTAGACTCAAAGCAAAAAGGCTACGGGATGGGATAGAGAAAAATTACTTTACCTGCCCACACTGTTCTAAGGAATATGTATCTTATTATACTGATGCGGCGATCCGGAAGGAGCAAAAACGACTTTTAGACATCGAAAAGAAACATAAGCAAACACGGAAGATAGAATTAAAAGAAGAGTATAAAAGAAAATACAAGAAGTTATTTGCAGATATAGTCAAGGCCAGTGATGATCTTAAAACTAGGATTGAGAGTCATGCAAACAGATAAGAAAGAACAAGCCAGGGGGTATGACAAATATAAAAGGAACAAAGAAGCCAGAAACTTTTACAACTCATCAGCGTGGAAGAAGTGTAGGGAATCAGTACTCATTCGAGATCATTACCTCTGTCAACAATGTTTAAAGGAGCAAAGGATAACACAAGCTGACATGGTACACCATATCGTGCATCTTACAGATGACTGGAGTAAGGGTTTGGACATGGATAACTTAGAGAGTCTTTGCTTAAGTTGTCACAACGAAGAGCATGGTAATGGGGGAAAACAGGTTAGTAAGAAGATCAAGGTTCATATAGAAAAAGCGAATAGGGAGTATGTTTAGCATACCCCCCCACCCTTTTTCTAGGAGCTAAGAGCTTCCCTAAACCGACGGACCCCATCGTTCACACCAAATATAAATTTTCATGAAAGGGGGGTAACTTGAAATGGCAGTACCTACTTCAAAATTATTGAGAGAATATTTAGGAGAAGCTTATGAAGAATCGGATGAACAATTGATTCAGCTATATATTGAAACGCACCAGTTTTATCGGCGACTCCAAAAAGAAATCAAAAATTCAGAGCTTATGTATGAATATACCAATAAAGCAGGGGCCACAAATTTAGTGAAAAACCCCCTTTCAATCGAACTGACAAAGACTGTTCAAACACTGAATAACCTGTTGAAATCACTTGGATTAACGCCTGCTCAGCGCAAGAAAGTTGCAGGTGATGAAGATGATGACTTCGACGAATTCTAGTCTTCCGGGGGTCTTATCGCAACCTTCTTCCGAGTTATTGACGAATTGGTATGCTGAGCAGGTGGTACAAGGTCACATTTTGGCAAGCCATAAGGTGATGTTAGCTGGAAAAAGGCATTTAGATGATCTAAAAAGACAAGGAAGTAAGGACTTTCCCTATGTGTTCGATGAGGAAAAAGGCCATCGTCCCATTGTCTTTATAGAAAGGTTCTGTAAACCATCTAAGGGAAAGTTTAAACAGATGATCATGCAACCCTGGCAACATTTTATCCTTGGCAATCTGTATGGCTGGGTGCATAAAGAAACGGGATTAAGACGCTTTACAGAGGGTCTTATTTTTATTGCCAGAAAAAACGGAAAATCGGGTCTTGCATCTGGAATTTCTATTTATGGTTGCACAAAAGATGGCGAACGCGGGGCTGATGTGTATGTATTAGCCAATAGCATGAAACAGGTTCGCAAAACCATCTTTGATGAATGTAAGAAAATGATTAAGGCATCCCCTCAGCTTAAGAAAAAATTAAAAGCATTGAGGGATGTTATTGAATACGAGCAAACCAACTCAATCATTGAACCTCAGGCTTCTGATTCAGAAAAACTGGACGGATTAAACACGCACTTAGCCGTATTTGATGAGATTCATGAGTATAAAAATTACGATTTAATTAACATCATCAAGAACTCAACAGATACACGGGAACAGCCATTATTGCTTTATATTACGACTGCCGGCTATCAGCTAGACGGTCCCTTAGTGGATTATTATGAGCTTGGTGCAGATGTCCTTGAGGGCGTAGTTTCAGACGAACGTACTTTTTATTATATGGCTGAATTAGACAGCGAAGAAGAAATTGATAACCCCGAAATGTGGGGGAAAGCCAATCCTAACTTAGGGGTCACCTATGACCTTGAAAAGCTGAAAAATGCGTGGGAGAAAAGAAAAAACATTCCTGCTGAACGATCAGATATGATTGTCAAACGGTTCAATATTTTTGTAAAAGCAGATGAAATGTCTTTTATTGACTTCAACACGCTTAGGAAAAATAACAAGCATTTAGATATCGATTCCTTAAACGGGAAGACGGCTATAGGATCTTTTGACCTATCAGAGTCAGAGGACTTCACCTCAGCTTGCCTTGAATTTCCGCTGGATACGGGAGAAATATTCGTGTTGTCTCATTCCTGGATACCTCGAAAGAAAGTGCTGGCTAACAATGAGAAAATACCATACATGCAGTTTGTAGAAGATGGATCGTTAACGGTTTGTGAAGCCGAATATGTGGAGTTTGAGATGATTTATGACTGGTTCGTTAACCATTCCAAAACATTCAGTATTGAAAAGATCGCTTACGATAGGGCGAAGGCATTTCGTCTGGTTAAGGCTTTAGAATCCTACGGATTTCAAACCGAGATTGTCAGACAGGGAGCCGAGACACTAACCAAACCACTTTCCGACTTGAAAGAAATGTTTTACGACGGAAAAGTGATTACGAATGAAAATAAATTACTCAGATGGTATATCAACAACGTGAAATTGACTCAAGATAGTAATCGAAATTGGCGGCCAACGAAACAAAACAGATACCGGAAAATTGACGGTTTTGCAGCGTTATTAAATGCTCATGTTTTCGTCATGGAAAAGCTTGTAGCGCCGCAAGGGAATGGAAACATTGAATTTCTTTCTGTGGGTGATCTCTTTCATTGAGAGGGGGTGGAAATGTGAGATGGTTTGGAAAAATGAAATCTGCCATGAGAGGGGCTATATCAGGCTGGAAAGGCGGCTCCGGTGATTTCTCCACGTGGTTTGGGAGAAGGTTTTGGGGGATAGATAACACGAAACTGGCCACAAATGAAACCATATTTAGCGTGGTGAGCCGCCTTGCAAATGCGCTATCCTGTCTGCCACTGAAACTATACAAAGACTATGACATTCAGATGAATGAGATAGCGGATATGCTGATTCATCGCCCAAATCCCAATATGTCAGGGTTTGAATGGCTGAATAAAATGGAAGTATCCCGCAACGAAACAGGGAACGGCTATGCTGTGATTATGAGGGACATTAGGCTACAGCCTGAAGCTTTAATTCCGGTTGATCCGGTTTATGTTACGCCTATTCTCAATCAAGACGACGGTCATTTGTGGTATGAAGTACGGGGAATAGACGGAACGTATTATATCCATAACATGAACATGTTTCATGTGAAGCACATCACGGGTACGGCTCGCTGGAAAGGGATTAGTCCCATTGAGGTGCTGAAAAATACGTTGGAGTATGATAAGGCTGTCCAAGAATTTAGCCTGTCCGAAATGCAGAAGAAAGACAGTTTCATCCTGGAATATGGAGCAAACGTAGACACTGAAAAAAGACAGCGAATTGTGGATGATTTCAAGCGATTCTACAAAGAAAATGGCGGAATTTTGTTTCAGGAACCAGGGGTAACAGTGAAAAATATGGAGCGTAAGTATGTCGCTTCAGATACACTGGCTTCTGAAAAAATAACACGTTCGAGGGTCGCAAACGTGTTTAATTTACCAACAAGTTTTTTAAATGAAGATAGTCAAGGAAGTAATGCAGAGCAGATGATGATCCAGTTTGTCCAAATGACGTTAACGCCTACCGTTAGGCAGTATGAGCAGGAAATGAATCGAAAACTGCTCACGTCCGAAGAAAGACAAGCCGGATATTACTTCAAATTTAACCTTGGCGCACTATTACGCGGAGATACAGCGGCAAGGACGCAGTTTTATCAAATGATGCTCCGAAGTGCTGGGATGAAGCCAGATGAAGTCAGGATGTATGAGGATTTGCCACCAGAAGGCGGAAAGGCAGCTGAGCTTTGGATCTCCGGTGACATGTATCCATTAAACATGGATCCAGCAGAGCGAAAGGGGGTGAAAGAGCGTGGGGAAACCGAAAAAGAACACGTTTTGGAAGATGAAGATGTCAGCTGACGGTTCCAGTTCAGCGGACATATTTATTTATGGGGATATCGTTACCTATCAATGGGATGAAGTCGACACAAGTGCAACCTCTTTTAAAGAGGATTTAGATCGCCTGGGTGACCTATCGACGATCAACCTCTATATCAATTCACCTGGAGGGTCTGTTTTCGAAGGAATTGCTATACACAATATGCTGAAACGGCACAAGGCGAACGTACATGTTCATGTGGATGCTTTAGCCGCATCGATTGCCAGTGTCATTGCCATGGCAGGTGACACGATTTATATGCCTAAAAATAGCATGCTGATGATTCATAATCCTTGGATTTTTGCCTGGGGTAACGCCTCGGAAATGAGAAAAATAGCCGACGATCTGGACCGTATCGGCAATTCCAGCAAACAGGTGTATTTGCAAAAAGCAGGGGATAAATTATCCGATGAAAAGCTGCAGGACATGCTGGATGCGGAAACGTGGCTATCTGCCGATGAAGCTTTTGAATACGGCTTATGCGATGTAGTTCAGGAAGCTAATACGATGGCTGCATCTATAAGTGATGAATTCATAAATAGATACAAAAATGTTCCAAAACAGCTTATTTCACAGCAAAAAACACCTATTTCAGTGGGTGATATGGCAAAAAGACAACAAATTGCCGATGGAGCAAAGGAAAATGTGACTTATATCAATACAATCTTAGGAGGAATATTTGAATGAAAACATTGTACGAGCTTAAACAAAATCTAGTTACTGTTGGCCAACAGCTTAAAAAAGTAGAGGAGCAATTGGCTGAAAAAGCCATTGATCCTAATGCATCCATGGAAGATATTCAGGCTTTGCAAGGGTCTAAATCTGATTTAAAAATGAGGTTTGACGTTATTAAAGAACAACATGATGCACTTGAGGCTGAACAAAAGGCAAAATTGAAGGCTAATTTTGAAGCTAAAGACAATATCAATTCAGTTGATGATCCAAAGCAACGTGCTATTAAAGCAAAAGCCGAATTGATCCGTTCGGTTATGCGCGAACAATCTGTATCAATTGATGTTAGACAAGCATTAGGTGATAACGATACGACTGGCGGTAACAAGTTCTTGCCTAAAACGGTATCAACGGACATTTTGGTAGAGCCAACTGTAAAAAACCCGTTGCGTGAACTTTCATCCGTCACACAGATTACGAACTTGGAAATCCCCAAACTCCATTTCACACTGGATGACGATGACTTTATTGCGGACACCGAAACAGCAAAAGAAATGAAGGCAGATGGAGATACCGTTACCTTCGGACGAAATAAATTTAAGGTGCTTGCGGGCGTTTCTGAGACGGTCATCAATGGTTCAGATGCTAACTTGGTTTCGTACGTCGAGACAGCACTACAATCCGGTGTTGCCGCAAAAGAAAAGAAAGTAGCTTTCACAACGAATCCCAAAACAGGGGAAGAGCATATGTCTTTTTATAAATCTGGAATTAAAGAAATCGTGGCAGAAAATATGTTTGATGCCATTACCGATGCGATTGCGGATCTTCATGAGGATTACAGGGAAAATGCTAAAATCGTCATGCGTTACCAGGATTACAAGAACATTATCAAAGTCTTAGCGAATGGTAGCGCAACGTTGTATACGGCACAACCGGAACAAGTATTGGGTAAGCCGGTTGTGTTTTGTGACTCTGCTTCCAGTCCGATCATTGGCGATTTCAATTACTCTCATTTTAACTATAACTTAAATGCCCTTTACGACCGGGATAAGGACGTAAAAACAGGAATTGAACAGTTTGTGGTCACAGCGTGGTTTGATCACCAAATCAAATTGAAATCTGCATTCCGGATTGCTAAAGTTAAAACTCCCTAATCCGTCTCCGGGGGAACCGGAGAGACCAGACAAACCCGAACAGCCAGAACAACCGAAGAAGGAATTAGCGGAAGCTGAACCTGCTGGAACACCAAAGCCTAAGCGGCGTAAGGCGGATGATGTGAATGGGTAACATCTCTTTGGAAGAAGTGAAGGAATACCTTCGAATTGATGATGATGCCGGGGATCAAACGCTAAGTACGCTCCTGGAGTCAGCCAAAGAATATCTTGCAAATGCTGGAGTAAAAGAATCAAACAATTATTTATACAAGCTTGCCGTGATGGTGTGGGTCTCCATCTATTATGAAATGGATGATAGGACGCTGGATAAACTCAAACAATCGCTGCAAACGATGATTTTGCAATTGAGGGAAGTGCCTGCAACATGAATCCGGGAAAATTAAACCGCCGGATCACATTTCAAAAGCACGGTGAAACGACGAATGAAAACGGGTTTAAAACAGATGGCTGGGTGGATGTGCAGACGGTTTGGGCGTGCATCAAGACGCTGAAAGGGAAAGAATTTTATGAAGCCTCTACTACACAGAACCAAAATACAACACGGTTTATCATCCGGTATCGAAAAGGGCTTCACCCTGACATGAGGATCAAATATAATAACCGATATTTTGATATTGAAGCCATCATTAATGACGACGAAATGAATAAAACCCTGACGATACACGCCAAGGAGAGGGTACAATGAGCTTTCAAGTGTCTGGTATGGAGGAATTATTAGCCCAACTCCGCCATATGGGAGAAAAAGGAGACAAAATAAAAGAGCAGGCCGAGATGGAAGGTGCAAAAATCATGCAGCAAGCCATCAAGGAAGGTACTCCTATTGGTCCTCATACCAAACACGCTAGAGACCATGTAGAGATTGAAAAGATAGACGACGGCATGATAGTGGGCTACGGTGAAGAGCATTTTTACATGCTTTT
This Paenibacillus larvae subsp. larvae DNA region includes the following protein-coding sequences:
- a CDS encoding head-tail connector protein produces the protein MGNISLEEVKEYLRIDDDAGDQTLSTLLESAKEYLANAGVKESNNYLYKLAVMVWVSIYYEMDDRTLDKLKQSLQTMILQLREVPAT
- a CDS encoding terminase large subunit codes for the protein MMTSTNSSLPGVLSQPSSELLTNWYAEQVVQGHILASHKVMLAGKRHLDDLKRQGSKDFPYVFDEEKGHRPIVFIERFCKPSKGKFKQMIMQPWQHFILGNLYGWVHKETGLRRFTEGLIFIARKNGKSGLASGISIYGCTKDGERGADVYVLANSMKQVRKTIFDECKKMIKASPQLKKKLKALRDVIEYEQTNSIIEPQASDSEKLDGLNTHLAVFDEIHEYKNYDLINIIKNSTDTREQPLLLYITTAGYQLDGPLVDYYELGADVLEGVVSDERTFYYMAELDSEEEIDNPEMWGKANPNLGVTYDLEKLKNAWEKRKNIPAERSDMIVKRFNIFVKADEMSFIDFNTLRKNNKHLDIDSLNGKTAIGSFDLSESEDFTSACLEFPLDTGEIFVLSHSWIPRKKVLANNEKIPYMQFVEDGSLTVCEAEYVEFEMIYDWFVNHSKTFSIEKIAYDRAKAFRLVKALESYGFQTEIVRQGAETLTKPLSDLKEMFYDGKVITNENKLLRWYINNVKLTQDSNRNWRPTKQNRYRKIDGFAALLNAHVFVMEKLVAPQGNGNIEFLSVGDLFH
- a CDS encoding type II toxin-antitoxin system HicB family antitoxin is translated as MKYIYPAVFSPGEPDEGGFTVTFPDLPGCISEGDDLEEALRMAKDALGGHLYLMEEDGDEIPRPSQPDSIQLETGEFVSLIQANTNFVRERIRNKAVNKTLTIPKWLNDAATEEGINFSQTLQDALKQKLDIKVNDFS
- a CDS encoding phage portal protein, giving the protein MKSAMRGAISGWKGGSGDFSTWFGRRFWGIDNTKLATNETIFSVVSRLANALSCLPLKLYKDYDIQMNEIADMLIHRPNPNMSGFEWLNKMEVSRNETGNGYAVIMRDIRLQPEALIPVDPVYVTPILNQDDGHLWYEVRGIDGTYYIHNMNMFHVKHITGTARWKGISPIEVLKNTLEYDKAVQEFSLSEMQKKDSFILEYGANVDTEKRQRIVDDFKRFYKENGGILFQEPGVTVKNMERKYVASDTLASEKITRSRVANVFNLPTSFLNEDSQGSNAEQMMIQFVQMTLTPTVRQYEQEMNRKLLTSEERQAGYYFKFNLGALLRGDTAARTQFYQMMLRSAGMKPDEVRMYEDLPPEGGKAAELWISGDMYPLNMDPAERKGVKERGETEKEHVLEDEDVS
- a CDS encoding phage major capsid protein; translation: MKTLYELKQNLVTVGQQLKKVEEQLAEKAIDPNASMEDIQALQGSKSDLKMRFDVIKEQHDALEAEQKAKLKANFEAKDNINSVDDPKQRAIKAKAELIRSVMREQSVSIDVRQALGDNDTTGGNKFLPKTVSTDILVEPTVKNPLRELSSVTQITNLEIPKLHFTLDDDDFIADTETAKEMKADGDTVTFGRNKFKVLAGVSETVINGSDANLVSYVETALQSGVAAKEKKVAFTTNPKTGEEHMSFYKSGIKEIVAENMFDAITDAIADLHEDYRENAKIVMRYQDYKNIIKVLANGSATLYTAQPEQVLGKPVVFCDSASSPIIGDFNYSHFNYNLNALYDRDKDVKTGIEQFVVTAWFDHQIKLKSAFRIAKVKTP
- a CDS encoding YxeA family protein, producing the protein MRKYTLYFGILFIFALLLTGCDFNKSFKDQAYTQIKGEGKLVDGRYQYTLPSYNDEGKQITVTFGKPTGEKFKEDAYLRLYLKSKDGEKVVTSYEEVQKNDLPTKVKEKLQVTP
- a CDS encoding DNA cytosine methyltransferase, which produces MKKLSLFSGIGGIDLAAKWAGIETVAFCEKEHFPQKVLRRHWPNTPIYDDVCTLTREVLERDGIIGTGRTIDLISAGYPCQGESYAGKRKGQADDRWLWPEVTRILDELSPSWFLGENVSGHITMGLDQVFTDLETLNYTAMAFHIPALAVDGDHERYRVFVVAYSNKESGPQKNKAISSVREKWETWKNASWCDWRPIPRSNWHIFGPPVSRSTNGIPDRLDRCYGLGNAVSPYQVYPILSAIKAINDQIRRANYENKI
- a CDS encoding HK97-gp10 family putative phage morphogenesis protein, with protein sequence MSFQVSGMEELLAQLRHMGEKGDKIKEQAEMEGAKIMQQAIKEGTPIGPHTKHARDHVEIEKIDDGMIVGYGEEHFYMLFLEAGTSERYTKTKKYKGKVSARGNVERIYNSNEKKALKAMQEAVKRELNL
- a CDS encoding P27 family phage terminase small subunit, which codes for MAVPTSKLLREYLGEAYEESDEQLIQLYIETHQFYRRLQKEIKNSELMYEYTNKAGATNLVKNPLSIELTKTVQTLNNLLKSLGLTPAQRKKVAGDEDDDFDEF
- a CDS encoding type II toxin-antitoxin system HicA family toxin; translated protein: MINLTKAYSSREVIKILREDGWIHKNTEGDHWHFIHPTKKGKVTVPHPKKGLKRRTTKSIFEQAGLI
- a CDS encoding ArpU family phage packaging/lysis transcriptional regulator; this encodes MMEQTSMFKLNEKETWRRVEERLESARLYKQFGFIRREVKTTTSYTPRFHGNTNAISKQSEDIAIWNVDREEQLQREYEQVIKAVSRLSDIQRQIVEKRYLQDEDVTDIYVYTDLHMSERSYYYAKAKALYRLAFALRLETYEDAN
- a CDS encoding phage head closure protein, with the translated sequence MNPGKLNRRITFQKHGETTNENGFKTDGWVDVQTVWACIKTLKGKEFYEASTTQNQNTTRFIIRYRKGLHPDMRIKYNNRYFDIEAIINDDEMNKTLTIHAKERVQ
- a CDS encoding DUF7167 family protein; amino-acid sequence: MKIKYKLSIGYPAACREDVIEIEDEELEGLSEEEAADRIFDIVNESAQDFISLSWKKVDE
- a CDS encoding head maturation protease, ClpP-related translates to MGKPKKNTFWKMKMSADGSSSADIFIYGDIVTYQWDEVDTSATSFKEDLDRLGDLSTINLYINSPGGSVFEGIAIHNMLKRHKANVHVHVDALAASIASVIAMAGDTIYMPKNSMLMIHNPWIFAWGNASEMRKIADDLDRIGNSSKQVYLQKAGDKLSDEKLQDMLDAETWLSADEAFEYGLCDVVQEANTMAASISDEFINRYKNVPKQLISQQKTPISVGDMAKRQQIADGAKENVTYINTILGGIFE
- a CDS encoding HNH endonuclease, which codes for MVHHIVHLTDDWSKGLDMDNLESLCLSCHNEEHGNGGKQVSKKIKVHIEKANREYV